From one Esox lucius isolate fEsoLuc1 chromosome 11, fEsoLuc1.pri, whole genome shotgun sequence genomic stretch:
- the fbxl20 gene encoding F-box/LRR-repeat protein 20 — MGKEVNGVSRSRFEMFSNSDEAVINKKLPKELLLRIFSFLDVVTLCRCAQVSRSWNVLALDGSNWQRIDLFDFQRDIEGRVVENISKRCGGFLRKLSLRGCLGVGDSALRTFSQNCRNIELLSLNGCTKITDSTCNSLSKFCPKLKHLDLASCTSITNLSLKALSEGCPLLEQLNISWCDQVTKDGVQALVRCCPGLKGLFLKGCTQLEDEALKHIGAHCPELVTLNLQTCSQITDEGLITICRGCHHLRSLCVSGCANITDAILHALGQNCPRIRILEVARCSQLTDVGFTTLARNCHELEKMDLEECVQITDGTLIQLSIHCPRLQVLSLSHCELITDDGIRHLGSGPCAHDRLEVIELDNCPLITDASLEHLKSCHSLDRIELYDCQQITRAGIKRLRTHLPNIKVHAYFAPVTPPPSVGGSRQRFCRCCILL; from the exons ATGGGGAAGGAGGTTAATGGTGTTTCACGGAGCAGGTTTGAG ATGTTCTCAAACAGCGACGAGGCTGTTATCAATAAGAAGCTGCCCAAGGAGCTGTTGTTACG AATCTTCTCCTTTCTGGATGTGGTGACACTCTGTCGCTGTGCCCAGGTGTCGCGG TCGTGGAATGTGCTCGCACTGGACGGCAGTAATTGGCAGAGGATAGACCTTTTTGACTTTCAAAGAGACATTGAG GGGCGCGTGGTGGAAAACATCTCCAAGCGATGTGGGGGATTCCTGAGGAAGCTGAGCCTGCGAGGCTGCCTGGGGGTTGGGGACAGCGCTCTGAG aacCTTCTCCCAGAACTGCAGGAACATTGAGCTGCTTAGTTTGAACGGCTGCACCAAGATCACAGACAG CACGTGTAATAGCCTCAGTAAGTTCTGTCCCAAGCTCAAGCACCTGGACCTCGCCTCTTGTACCTCAATCACCAACCTGTCACTCAAAGCACTTAG CGAGGGCTGTCCTCTGCTTGAGCAGCTAAACATCTCCTGGTGTGACCAGGTGACTAAGGATGGTGTCCAGGCCCTGGTGCGATGCTGCCCCGGACTCAAAGGCCTTTTCCTCAAGGGCTGCACACAG TTGGAGGATGAAGCGCTGAAGCACATTGGAGCACACTGTCCCGAGCTGGTCACTCTCAACCTGCAGACGTGTTCA CAGATTACAGACGAAGGCCTCATCACAATATGCCGGGGCTGTCATCACCTGCGGTCGCTGTGTGTCTCTGGCTGTGCCAACATCACAGACGCCATCCTCCACGCCCTGGGTCAGAACTGCCCCCGCATTAG AATATTAGAGGTCGCTCGATGCTCTCAACTCACAGATGTGGGATTCACTACGCTAGCAAGG aaTTGTCATGAGCTGGAAAAGATGGATCTGGAGGAGTGTGTGCAG ATCACAGATGGCACACTAATCCAGTTATCCATCCACTGTCCTCGTCTTCAAGTACTG AGCCTGTCTCACTGTGAGCTGATCACCGACGATGGCATCAGACACCTGGGCAGCGGACCCTGCGCCCATGACCGGCTGGAGGTGATCGAGTTGGACAACTGCCCCCTGATCACAGACGCCTCGCTGGAGCACCTGAAGAGCTGCCACAGTCTGGATCGCATCGAGCTGTACGACTGTCAGCAGATCACCCGCGCCGGCATCAAGAGACTGAGG acacatctgcCTAACATCAAAGTGCACGCGTATTTCGCCCCCGTGACTCCGCCTCCTTCAGTCGGGGGGAGCCGCCAGAGATTCTGTCGCTGCTGTATCCTGCTATGA